A region from the Rosa rugosa chromosome 6, drRosRugo1.1, whole genome shotgun sequence genome encodes:
- the LOC133715835 gene encoding vestitone reductase-like isoform X3, translated as MEGEKGRVCVTGGSGFIGSWLILRLLEHGYYVNTTVRSDPEHKKDLSFRTALPGAEERLQIFNAYLSNNPESFNAAFQGCVGVFHVATPVDFQDKEPEPVVTKRSVDGALGILKACLYAKTVKRVVYTSSASAVAFNNKDVEDMDESFWSDTDYIKALNPYGGSYSISKTLTERAVLEFSEKNGLDVVTVIPSVVVGPFLCTKFPGSVRRTVALVLGNRDEYPFLINLSVVHVDDVARAHIFLFEHHDAKGRYNCSSNVITIEEMAKFLSAKFPEFQIPSADFAGH; from the exons ATGGAAGGAGAAAAAGGTAGAGTGTGTGTAACGGGAGGTTCAGGGTTCATAGGGTCCTGGTTGATTTTGAGGCTTCTTGAGCATGGTTACTATGTCAATACCACTGTTAGATCAGACCCAG AACACAAGAAAGATTTAAGCTTCCGCACAGCTCTACCAGGAGCAGAAGAAAGGCTCCAAATATTCAACGCATACCTAAGCAATAACCCGGAAAGTTTCAATGCAGCCTTCCAAGGATGCGTCGGAGTGTTCCATGTTGCTACTCCGGTTGACTTCCAAGACAAGGAACCTGAACCAGTAGTGACCAAACGATCAGTCGATGGAGCCCTTGGTATCCTCAAGGCGTGCCTATATGCAAAAACAGTGAAACGGGTTGTGTACACTTCTAGTGCCTCTGCTGTTGCATTTAACAACAAGGATGTGGAAGACATGGATGAGAGTTTTTGGAGTGACACAGATTACATTAAAGCTTTAAACCCGTATGGAGGCTCATACTCGATTTCGAAGACATTGACTGAAAGAGCAGTTCTTGAATTTTCGGAGAAAAATGGATTGGATGTTGTGACGGTAATTCCTTCTGTTGTTGTTGGCCCCTTCCTTTGTACCAAGTTCCCTGGCTCTGTTCGAAGAACAGTGGCTCTGGTTTTGG GTAACAGGGATGAATATCCTTTTCTTATCAATTTATCAGTGGTACATGTGGATGATGTCGCCAGAGCGCACATTTTCCTTTTCGAACATCATGATGCAAAAGGGAGATACAATTGCTCATCAAATGTCATAACAATTGAAGAAATGGCCAAGTTCCTTTCAGCCAAATTCCCCGAATTTCAAATACCCTCAGCAGA TTTTGCAGGTCATTGA
- the LOC133715835 gene encoding vestitone reductase-like isoform X2: protein MEGEKGRVCVTGGSGFIGSWLILRLLEHGYYVNTTVRSDPAFQGCVGVFHVATPVDFQDKEPEPVVTKRSVDGALGILKACLYAKTVKRVVYTSSASAVAFNNKDVEDMDESFWSDTDYIKALNPYGGSYSISKTLTERAVLEFSEKNGLDVVTVIPSVVVGPFLCTKFPGSVRRTVALVLGNRDEYPFLINLSVVHVDDVARAHIFLFEHHDAKGRYNCSSNVITIEEMAKFLSAKFPEFQIPSAESLKEVKGPKIPGLSSKKLLDTGFKFKYGVDEMFSEAIHCCKEKGYLPSSIIRSTYICIL, encoded by the exons ATGGAAGGAGAAAAAGGTAGAGTGTGTGTAACGGGAGGTTCAGGGTTCATAGGGTCCTGGTTGATTTTGAGGCTTCTTGAGCATGGTTACTATGTCAATACCACTGTTAGATCAGACCCAG CCTTCCAAGGATGCGTCGGAGTGTTCCATGTTGCTACTCCGGTTGACTTCCAAGACAAGGAACCTGAACCAGTAGTGACCAAACGATCAGTCGATGGAGCCCTTGGTATCCTCAAGGCGTGCCTATATGCAAAAACAGTGAAACGGGTTGTGTACACTTCTAGTGCCTCTGCTGTTGCATTTAACAACAAGGATGTGGAAGACATGGATGAGAGTTTTTGGAGTGACACAGATTACATTAAAGCTTTAAACCCGTATGGAGGCTCATACTCGATTTCGAAGACATTGACTGAAAGAGCAGTTCTTGAATTTTCGGAGAAAAATGGATTGGATGTTGTGACGGTAATTCCTTCTGTTGTTGTTGGCCCCTTCCTTTGTACCAAGTTCCCTGGCTCTGTTCGAAGAACAGTGGCTCTGGTTTTGG GTAACAGGGATGAATATCCTTTTCTTATCAATTTATCAGTGGTACATGTGGATGATGTCGCCAGAGCGCACATTTTCCTTTTCGAACATCATGATGCAAAAGGGAGATACAATTGCTCATCAAATGTCATAACAATTGAAGAAATGGCCAAGTTCCTTTCAGCCAAATTCCCCGAATTTCAAATACCCTCAGCAGA GTCATTGAAGGAAGTTAAAGGTCCTAAGATTCCTGGTCTGTCATCAAAGAAACTCTTAGATACGGGTTTCAAATTTAAGTATGGGGTTGATGAGATGTTTAGTGAGGCAATTCACTGCTGCAAAGAGAAGGGTTATCTGCCATCTAGCATTATAAGgtctacatatatatgtatacttTAA
- the LOC133715835 gene encoding vestitone reductase-like isoform X1, protein MEGEKGRVCVTGGSGFIGSWLILRLLEHGYYVNTTVRSDPEHKKDLSFRTALPGAEERLQIFNAYLSNNPESFNAAFQGCVGVFHVATPVDFQDKEPEPVVTKRSVDGALGILKACLYAKTVKRVVYTSSASAVAFNNKDVEDMDESFWSDTDYIKALNPYGGSYSISKTLTERAVLEFSEKNGLDVVTVIPSVVVGPFLCTKFPGSVRRTVALVLGNRDEYPFLINLSVVHVDDVARAHIFLFEHHDAKGRYNCSSNVITIEEMAKFLSAKFPEFQIPSAESLKEVKGPKIPGLSSKKLLDTGFKFKYGVDEMFSEAIHCCKEKGYLPSSIIRSTYICIL, encoded by the exons ATGGAAGGAGAAAAAGGTAGAGTGTGTGTAACGGGAGGTTCAGGGTTCATAGGGTCCTGGTTGATTTTGAGGCTTCTTGAGCATGGTTACTATGTCAATACCACTGTTAGATCAGACCCAG AACACAAGAAAGATTTAAGCTTCCGCACAGCTCTACCAGGAGCAGAAGAAAGGCTCCAAATATTCAACGCATACCTAAGCAATAACCCGGAAAGTTTCAATGCAGCCTTCCAAGGATGCGTCGGAGTGTTCCATGTTGCTACTCCGGTTGACTTCCAAGACAAGGAACCTGAACCAGTAGTGACCAAACGATCAGTCGATGGAGCCCTTGGTATCCTCAAGGCGTGCCTATATGCAAAAACAGTGAAACGGGTTGTGTACACTTCTAGTGCCTCTGCTGTTGCATTTAACAACAAGGATGTGGAAGACATGGATGAGAGTTTTTGGAGTGACACAGATTACATTAAAGCTTTAAACCCGTATGGAGGCTCATACTCGATTTCGAAGACATTGACTGAAAGAGCAGTTCTTGAATTTTCGGAGAAAAATGGATTGGATGTTGTGACGGTAATTCCTTCTGTTGTTGTTGGCCCCTTCCTTTGTACCAAGTTCCCTGGCTCTGTTCGAAGAACAGTGGCTCTGGTTTTGG GTAACAGGGATGAATATCCTTTTCTTATCAATTTATCAGTGGTACATGTGGATGATGTCGCCAGAGCGCACATTTTCCTTTTCGAACATCATGATGCAAAAGGGAGATACAATTGCTCATCAAATGTCATAACAATTGAAGAAATGGCCAAGTTCCTTTCAGCCAAATTCCCCGAATTTCAAATACCCTCAGCAGA GTCATTGAAGGAAGTTAAAGGTCCTAAGATTCCTGGTCTGTCATCAAAGAAACTCTTAGATACGGGTTTCAAATTTAAGTATGGGGTTGATGAGATGTTTAGTGAGGCAATTCACTGCTGCAAAGAGAAGGGTTATCTGCCATCTAGCATTATAAGgtctacatatatatgtatacttTAA